A window of Rattus norvegicus strain BN/NHsdMcwi chromosome 14, GRCr8, whole genome shotgun sequence contains these coding sequences:
- the Zmat5 gene encoding zinc finger matrin-type protein 5 isoform X3, with protein MGKRYFCDYCDRSFQDNLHNRKKHLNGLQHLKAKKVWYDMFRDAAAILLDEQNKRPCRKFLLTGQCDFGSNCRFSHMSEQDLQGLSVQVEVQ; from the exons ATGGGGAAGCGATACTTCTGTGATTACTGTGACCGTTCCTTTCAGGACAACCTCCACAACCGAAAGAAACATCTAAATGGGCTGCAGCACCTCAAGGCCAAGAAGGTGTGGTACGACATGTTCCGAG ATGCAGCTGCCATTTTATTGGATGAACAGAACAAGCGACCCTGCAGGAAATTCCTGCTGACAG GCCAGTGTGACTTTGGCTCCAACTGCAGATTCTCCCACATGTCAGAACAAGATCTGCAGGGGCTGAGCGTCCAGGTGGAGG TACAGTGA